The following proteins come from a genomic window of Anabas testudineus chromosome 3, fAnaTes1.2, whole genome shotgun sequence:
- the LOC113174108 gene encoding eukaryotic translation initiation factor 4 gamma 2 — protein MLGNIKFIGELGKLNLIHESILHKCIKTLLEKKKRVQLKDMGEDLECLCEIMKTVGPKLDHDKAKSLVDQYFSRMQSLTNNKELPARIRFLLQNTVELRRNNWVPRKAYVDNGPKTINQVRQDAVKDLGVFIPPPTDGMRNDFFMENSFLPTKIKYDRETLGGLADMFGQMPGSGIGTGPGVIQDHYSPTMGRHRTNPLFNGHVGNGNISHQPQFEGGSKPFLKPNQGQSSPVFNHKQNHSGQMQSKDMAPRFSKKGKLNADEISLRPAQSFILSKKQVPKLQPQMTMIPPSAQGLLGQSPQLGLKNNPPPIQEKPAKSTKKAPPTKEELQKMTETLVADYLNNKNINDAVNTVREMKAPKHFLSEMLNKIVVYSLDHSDEDKEHASNLIHGLCTEGLVTSENLMQAFLSVLDQCPKIEEEVPLVKSYLAQFAARAIITDLISIADLAHQLENGAHFPLFLLCLQQLVRLKDREWLTDLFQQSKVNMQKMLPEIDQNKDRMLEILEGKGLSFLFPLMKLEKELLKQIKVDPSPQSIYKWIKDNISPKLHTDKGFVNILMTSFLQYIAYEINPDDDEEQLAAPSKEQLDEEKQLLVSFKPVMQKFLHDHIDLQVGALYALQVHCNTKAFPKGMLLRYFVNFYDMEIIEEEAFLSWKEDITQEYPGKGKALFQVNQWLTWLETAEEEESEDEEY, from the exons ATGTTGGGCAACATCAAATTTATCGGTGAACTCGGCAAACTCAACCTCATCCACGAATCTATCCTTCATAAGTGCATCAAAACA CTtttggagaagaagaagagagtcCAACTTAAAGATATGGGTGAAGATTTGGAATGCCTCTGTGAGATAATGAAAACAGTGGGACCTAAACTTGATCATGACAAGGCTAAG TCTCTGGTGGATCAGTACTTCAGCCGCATGCAGTCCTTAACGAACAACAAGGAGCTGCCAGCGAGGATTCGTTTCCTCCTGCAAAACACGGTGGAGCTGCGCAGAAACAACTGGGTTCCTCGCAAAGCTTACGTTGACAACGGGCCAAAGACGATCAACCAAGTTCGTCAGGATGCAGTAAAG GATCTGGGTGTTTTTATTCCACCTCCAACTGATGGAATGAGAAATGACTTCTTCATGGAAAACTCTTTCTTGCCAACAAAGATCAAGTATGACAGGGAAACTCTTGGTGGGCTGGCTGACATGTTTGGACAAATGCCTG GAAGTGGCATTGGTACAGGTCCAGGAGTCATTCAAGACCACTACTCCCCTACTATGGGGCGTCATCGGACAAACCCACTCTTCAATGGCCATGTTGGAAATGGTAACATTTCACACCAGCCTCAGTTTGAAGGAGGAAGCAAGCCTTTCTTAAAACCAAACCAG GGGCAAAGTTCGCCTGTTTTCAACCACAAACAGAATCACTCAGGGCAGATGCAGTCGAAGGACATGGCTCCACGATTCAGCAAGAAAGGAAAACTCAATGCAGATGAG ATCAGTCTTAGGCCAGCGCAGTCCTTCATCTTGAGTAAGAAACAAGTACCAAAGCTGCAGCCACAAATGACTATGATTCCTCCAAGTGCCCAAGGTTTACTAGGACAG TCTCCACAGCTTGGTTTGAAGAACAATCCTCCTCCAATTCAGGAAAAACCTGCAAAGTCCACTAAAAAAGCTCCTCCTACAAAGGAAGAACTGCAAAAAATGACA GAGACCTTGGTGGCAGACTacctgaacaacaaaaacatcaatgaTGCAGTGAACACTGTGAGGGAGATGAAGGCTCCCAAGCACTTTTTGTCTGAGATGCTGAACAAGATCGTGGTTTATTCCCTTGATCATTCAGATGAGGATAAGGAACATGCAAGCAACCTGATCCATGGACTTTGTACAGAAGGTCTTGTCACTAGTGAAAACCTGATGCAG GCTTTTCTGAGTGTTCTGGACCAGTGTCCCAAGATTGAGGAGGAAGTCCCACTGGTGAAGTCGTATCTGGCACAGTTTGCAGCACGAGCGATCATCACTGACCTGATCAGCATTGCAGATCTTGCCCATCAGCTGGAGAATGGTGCACATTTCCcacttttcctgctctgtctgcagcagctggtcaGACTGAAGGACCGTGAGTGGCTGACCGACTTGTTCCAGCAGAGCAAAGTAAACATGCAGAAGATGCTACCTG AAATTGACCAGAACAAGGACAGAATGCTGGAGATTCTGGAGGGCAAGGGTCTGAGCTTCTTGTTTCCACTGATGAAACTGGAGAAAGAGCTGCTGAAGCAGATCAAAGTAGACCCCTCACCACAGTCCATCTACAAGTGGATCAAGGACAACATCTCTCCCAAACTGCACACTGACAAGGGCTTCGTCAACATCCTTATGACCAG CTTCTTGCAGTACATTGCTTATGAAATAAACCCTGACGATGACGAAGAGCAGCTTGCTGCACCTAGTAAGGAACAGCTTGATGAAGAGAAGCAGCTGCTGGTGTCTTTCAAACCAGTAATGCAGAAGTTCCTGCACGATCACATTGACCTGCAAGTCGGTGCTCTGTATGCCCTGCAGGTCCACTGCAATACCAAGGCTTTCCCCAAAG GGATGTTGCTGCGCTACTTTGTGAATTTCTATGACATGGAAATAATCGAAGAAGAAGCCTTCCTTTCATGGAAAGAGGACATCACCCAAGAGTATCCAGGAAAGGGAAAAGCATTATTTCAG GTGAACCAGTGGCTGACATGGCTCGAGACggcagaagaggaggagtcGGAAGATGAAGAGTATTGA